A window from Variovorax sp. PBL-E5 encodes these proteins:
- the fusA gene encoding elongation factor G, translating to MPSRSNGLAAEMEAVRTLALVGASASGKTTLAEALLYRSGAIGAPGSIERGSTVSDHDPLERRMQHSLNASVLNLVHAGTRIHFIDTPGGPDFLGQSLPALEAVETAAIVINAAIGIEPMALRMMTYAASRHLTRMVIVNKIDAQGVDLAGLLAQIQTAFGRECLPLNLPDAGGTQVVDCFYNREGHSDIGAVDAAHRALVEQVVEVDAAFVDRYLEDGDVDPAELHVPLEQALREGHLIPVCFVSARTGAGVAELLDVIVKLLPDPTEANPPDFLVGEGADAQPLRALPDPSLHVLAHVFKVTVDPYVGKLGIFRVYQGTLTRDSQLYVGDGRKPFKVGHLFMLQGKDHVEVQRALPGDIVAVAKVDEIQFDAVLHDAAEDDHVHLAPLDFPIPVHGLAIEPKRHGDEQRAWEILGKLVAEDPCLRLEHASVTNETIVYGLGELHLRVLLDRLREVYRFEVNTRPPRIAYRETVTAPAEGHHRHKKQTGGAGQFGEVYLRIEPLARGAGFEFVDEVRGGTIPGQFIPAVEKGVREVLVHGAIAGYPVVDVRVVVYDGKHHSVDSKDIAFATAGRKAFMAAIRGARPIVLEPVVRIDIAAPDHAIGDVTGDLSVRRGLVSGTSNVTAGTVLIHGQAPMSELSGYQSRLNAMTSGQGRYTISLSHYEAVPPTVQQTLVGQHQVHEDD from the coding sequence ATGCCAAGCCGATCGAACGGCCTCGCGGCCGAAATGGAAGCTGTGCGCACACTGGCGCTCGTCGGTGCCTCGGCCAGCGGCAAGACCACGCTGGCCGAAGCGCTGCTGTACCGCTCGGGCGCCATCGGCGCGCCGGGCAGCATCGAGCGCGGCAGCACCGTCAGCGACCACGATCCGCTTGAGCGCCGCATGCAGCATTCGCTCAATGCCTCGGTGCTGAACCTCGTGCATGCCGGCACGCGGATCCATTTCATCGATACCCCCGGCGGCCCCGATTTCCTCGGCCAGAGCCTGCCGGCGCTGGAGGCGGTGGAGACCGCGGCCATCGTCATCAATGCCGCGATCGGCATCGAACCAATGGCGCTGCGCATGATGACGTACGCGGCCTCGCGCCATCTGACCCGCATGGTCATCGTCAACAAGATCGACGCCCAGGGCGTCGATCTGGCGGGCCTGCTGGCGCAGATCCAGACCGCCTTCGGCCGCGAATGCCTGCCGCTCAATCTGCCGGACGCCGGCGGCACGCAGGTGGTGGACTGCTTCTACAACCGCGAGGGCCATTCCGACATCGGCGCCGTCGATGCGGCCCACCGCGCGCTGGTCGAGCAGGTGGTCGAGGTCGATGCCGCCTTCGTCGACCGCTACCTCGAGGACGGCGACGTCGATCCGGCCGAGCTGCATGTGCCGCTCGAACAGGCGCTGCGCGAAGGCCATCTGATCCCGGTGTGCTTCGTCTCGGCGCGCACCGGTGCCGGCGTGGCCGAGCTGCTGGACGTGATCGTCAAGCTGCTGCCCGATCCGACCGAGGCCAACCCGCCCGACTTCCTCGTCGGCGAGGGCGCCGACGCGCAGCCGCTGCGCGCATTGCCGGACCCCTCGCTGCACGTGCTGGCGCACGTGTTCAAGGTCACGGTCGATCCGTATGTCGGCAAGCTGGGCATCTTCCGCGTCTACCAGGGCACGCTCACGCGCGACAGCCAGCTCTATGTCGGCGATGGCCGCAAGCCCTTCAAGGTCGGCCACCTGTTCATGCTGCAAGGCAAGGACCATGTCGAGGTGCAGCGCGCGCTGCCGGGCGACATCGTGGCAGTGGCCAAGGTCGACGAGATCCAGTTCGACGCGGTGCTGCACGACGCGGCCGAGGACGATCACGTGCACCTCGCTCCGCTGGACTTCCCGATCCCGGTGCACGGCCTGGCGATCGAGCCCAAGCGGCACGGCGACGAGCAGCGCGCCTGGGAGATCCTCGGCAAGCTGGTCGCCGAGGACCCGTGCCTGCGGCTGGAGCACGCCAGCGTCACCAACGAGACCATCGTCTACGGCCTGGGCGAGCTGCACCTGCGCGTGCTGCTCGACCGGCTGCGCGAGGTCTACCGCTTCGAGGTCAACACGCGGCCGCCGCGCATCGCCTACCGCGAGACGGTGACGGCGCCGGCCGAAGGCCATCACCGCCACAAGAAGCAGACCGGCGGCGCCGGCCAGTTCGGCGAGGTCTACCTGCGCATCGAGCCGCTGGCGCGCGGCGCCGGCTTCGAGTTCGTCGACGAGGTGCGCGGCGGCACCATCCCGGGCCAGTTCATTCCCGCGGTCGAGAAGGGTGTGCGCGAAGTGCTGGTGCATGGCGCGATCGCCGGCTATCCGGTGGTCGACGTGCGCGTGGTGGTCTACGACGGCAAACACCACAGCGTCGACAGCAAGGACATCGCTTTCGCCACCGCCGGCCGCAAGGCCTTCATGGCGGCGATCCGCGGCGCGCGGCCGATCGTGCTGGAGCCGGTGGTCCGGATCGACATCGCCGCGCCCGACCATGCGATCGGCGACGTCACCGGCGACCTGTCGGTGCGGCGCGGCCTGGTCAGCGGCACCTCCAACGTGACGGCGGGCACGGTGCTGATCCACGGGCAGGCGCCGATGTCCGAACTGTCGGGCTACCAGTCGCGGCTCAACGCGATGACCAGCGGGCAGGGGCGCTACACCATCTCGCTGTCGCACTACGAGGCCGTGCCGCCGACGGTGCAACAGACGCTGGTCGGCCAGCATCAGGTGCACGAAGACGACTGA
- a CDS encoding GspE/PulE family protein, whose translation MSSTQVSSREQLLEAIERQARMPIVRIGEALTSLGMITERELGDALAQQQLDRSVPLGEVLVRMGIVTRPDLQTALARKMGYPLVNLDAFPTEADALRKIGHAVAERLQVMPLLIHDGRLILAMDDPINRHAAIDEAEFSAQMKVVAVLGQTADLDGVQRAAYEKIGSVEGRSRSLETQGSIDFQLTDTSELIETLEKEGQNPSDDDAPIEQSDNSLVRLINRMILEAHREGVSDIHIESYPGREKIRIRFRKDGRLRTYLELPPNYRNAMIARVKIMCDLDISEKRKPQDGKINFAKFSPQHRIELRVATIPTNNGLEDVVMRILASAKPIALDRLGLSPYNLEHLKRAINRPYGMVLCVGPTGSGKTTTLHSALMQINVPERKIWTAEDPVEITQAGLRQVQVNPRIEWTFAKALRAFLRADPDVIMVGEIRDEETAKTAIEASLTGHLVLSTLHTNSAPETVTRLLDMGMDPFNFADSLLGVLAQRLVRRLCSQCIESRPATPEEVEELMSDYMHVFGAGDTPAAREALHAEWVERHGREGRLQRYTSVGCPACDKTGYKGRVGVHELMVMTRELRHLVQTGSRAELLQETALREGMRTLRQDGIEKVLAGQTSIDEVRATSNV comes from the coding sequence CTGTCGTCGACGCAGGTGAGCTCGCGCGAGCAATTGCTCGAAGCCATCGAACGGCAGGCCCGCATGCCGATCGTTCGCATCGGCGAGGCACTGACTTCGCTCGGCATGATCACCGAGCGCGAACTCGGCGATGCGCTGGCGCAGCAGCAGCTCGACCGCAGCGTGCCGCTGGGCGAAGTGCTGGTGCGCATGGGCATCGTCACGCGGCCCGATCTGCAGACCGCGCTGGCGCGCAAGATGGGCTACCCGCTGGTGAACCTGGACGCCTTTCCGACCGAGGCCGATGCGCTGCGCAAGATCGGCCATGCGGTCGCCGAGCGCCTGCAGGTCATGCCGCTCCTGATCCACGACGGACGGTTGATCCTGGCGATGGACGACCCGATCAACCGCCATGCGGCCATCGACGAGGCCGAGTTCAGCGCGCAGATGAAGGTGGTCGCGGTGCTCGGCCAGACCGCCGACCTCGACGGCGTGCAACGCGCGGCCTACGAGAAGATCGGCTCGGTCGAAGGCCGCTCGCGCTCGTTGGAAACACAGGGCTCGATCGACTTCCAGCTCACCGACACCAGCGAGCTGATCGAAACGCTGGAGAAGGAAGGCCAGAACCCTTCCGACGACGATGCGCCCATCGAGCAGTCGGACAACTCGCTGGTGCGCCTGATCAACCGCATGATCCTCGAGGCGCACCGCGAAGGCGTGTCCGACATCCACATCGAGAGCTACCCGGGCCGCGAGAAGATCCGCATCCGCTTTCGCAAGGACGGCCGGCTGCGCACCTACCTCGAGCTGCCGCCGAACTACCGCAACGCGATGATCGCGCGCGTCAAGATCATGTGCGACCTCGACATCAGCGAGAAGCGCAAGCCCCAGGACGGCAAGATCAACTTCGCCAAGTTCTCGCCGCAGCACCGCATCGAGCTGCGCGTTGCGACCATCCCGACCAACAACGGCCTGGAGGACGTGGTGATGCGGATCCTGGCCTCGGCCAAGCCGATCGCGCTCGACCGTCTCGGGCTCTCGCCCTACAACCTGGAGCACCTCAAGCGCGCCATCAACCGACCCTACGGCATGGTGCTGTGCGTCGGCCCGACCGGCTCGGGCAAGACCACCACGCTGCACTCGGCGCTGATGCAGATCAACGTGCCGGAGCGCAAGATCTGGACCGCCGAGGATCCGGTCGAAATCACCCAGGCCGGCCTGCGCCAGGTGCAGGTCAACCCGCGCATCGAGTGGACCTTCGCCAAGGCGCTGCGCGCCTTCCTGCGCGCCGACCCGGACGTGATCATGGTCGGCGAGATCCGCGACGAGGAAACTGCCAAGACCGCGATCGAGGCATCGCTGACGGGCCACTTGGTGCTGTCGACGCTGCACACCAACAGCGCACCCGAGACCGTGACGCGCCTGCTCGACATGGGCATGGACCCGTTCAACTTCGCCGACTCGCTGCTCGGCGTGCTGGCGCAGCGCCTGGTGCGGCGGCTGTGTTCGCAGTGCATCGAGAGCCGGCCGGCGACGCCCGAGGAAGTCGAGGAGCTGATGTCCGACTACATGCACGTCTTCGGCGCCGGCGACACACCGGCTGCGCGCGAGGCGCTGCATGCCGAGTGGGTGGAACGCCATGGCCGCGAGGGCCGGCTGCAGCGCTACACCAGCGTCGGTTGCCCGGCCTGCGACAAGACCGGCTACAAGGGCCGTGTCGGCGTGCACGAGCTGATGGTGATGACGCGCGAGCTGCGCCACCTGGTACAGACCGGCTCGCGCGCCGAGCTGCTGCAGGAGACCGCGCTGCGCGAAGGCATGCGCACGCTGCGCCAGGACGGCATCGAGAAGGTGCTGGCGGGGCAGACCAGCATCGACGAAGTGCGCGCGACGAGCAACGTCTGA